From the genome of Psychroserpens ponticola, one region includes:
- a CDS encoding TlpA disulfide reductase family protein, with translation MKHIISILVLCLLVSSCKTEEKQTLKRNGYYISGTAPGVYNGVRAYLETNGDRGKKIAMDTAIVMNEKFVFEGRVDYPQMVNLKINSVKGTAPLIVDNVEMTISVDIENLNESKILGSEANSALQLYNEKTSELTSKRFSASRKLRSKESDINVDELQKTMKDISSKMKDFPFEFVSENKDNAFSILLLQKLAESKTADLTRIESSINNLSEKQKNSINASMLKTQIQIKKSEAAALGASAIGQTAPSFSAPNPEGKTLALNDVKGKLTLIDFWASWCKPCRRENPNVVKVYQKYHSKGLEIISVSLDGSRNQKDPKASWIKAIKDDNLTWSHVSNLKYFNDPIAKSYNIRSIPATFLLDQDGKIIAKNLRGNALEKKVAEYLN, from the coding sequence ATGAAGCATATTATTTCTATTCTAGTCCTTTGTTTACTTGTATCATCTTGTAAAACGGAAGAAAAACAAACCCTGAAAAGAAATGGGTATTATATTTCCGGAACTGCTCCTGGTGTTTATAATGGAGTGAGAGCTTATTTAGAAACTAATGGAGATCGAGGAAAAAAAATTGCAATGGATACTGCAATCGTAATGAATGAAAAATTCGTGTTTGAAGGCAGAGTGGATTATCCTCAAATGGTAAATTTAAAAATAAACAGTGTTAAAGGTACTGCTCCTTTAATAGTTGACAACGTAGAAATGACAATTTCTGTTGATATTGAAAATTTGAATGAATCGAAAATATTAGGCTCTGAAGCCAATTCGGCTTTGCAATTGTATAATGAGAAAACGAGCGAATTAACCTCAAAACGGTTTAGTGCTAGTAGAAAATTACGGTCTAAAGAAAGTGATATAAATGTAGATGAACTTCAAAAGACAATGAAAGATATCTCTTCAAAAATGAAAGACTTTCCTTTTGAGTTTGTCAGTGAAAATAAAGACAATGCTTTTTCTATATTACTGCTTCAAAAATTGGCAGAATCTAAAACTGCCGATTTAACAAGAATAGAATCTAGTATAAATAATTTAAGTGAAAAGCAGAAAAATTCTATTAATGCGAGCATGCTTAAAACTCAAATTCAGATCAAAAAGTCAGAAGCAGCTGCTCTAGGTGCTTCTGCCATAGGACAAACCGCACCTTCATTTTCTGCTCCTAATCCAGAAGGAAAAACGCTAGCTTTAAATGATGTTAAAGGAAAATTAACGCTTATCGACTTTTGGGCGTCTTGGTGTAAACCTTGTCGAAGAGAAAATCCGAATGTTGTAAAAGTATATCAGAAATATCACAGTAAAGGTCTTGAAATTATTAGTGTATCTCTTGATGGCAGCAGAAATCAAAAAGATCCTAAAGCGTCATGGATAAAAGCGATTAAAGACGACAATCTGACTTGGAGTCATGTGTCTAACTTAAAATATTTTAACGATCCCATTGCTAAATCTTATAATATACGTTCTATACCTGCTACATTTTTATTAGATCAAGATGGAAAGATTATTGCAAAAAACCTTAGAGGTAATGCTCTTGAGAAAAAAGTTGCTGAATACCTAAACTAA
- a CDS encoding TlpA disulfide reductase family protein, which yields MKTSILYIVICILIFSCKENTKVEPIPVKLDGYTISGNAPGVYNGLRAYLKSTNEKGLLKNQDTAIIMNEKFMFEGKVDSIEAWYLEVDSYDSSFPFIIDNANLSIVVNKDDIRKSKIEGNPINNTIADFNAQLIKLNDSIEKTRARYREMINNKENVTGMSQKVANLKDAIALYPHQFIKNNKDNPYSMVLIHTMIRRNTSKKGMLLESYDALNEALKNSNLGKRVAKSIPDIRKQYDIIAATHIGRKAPNFSAPNPNGKIIELNAIKGKATLIHFWSSWYGASRRENKRLVQLYDKYNDKGLEMIGVSLDGNADQKHPKSDWKKAIKDDQLIWNQISNLNYFNDTISKAYSIRSLPASFLLNSEGVIIGKNLNGNSLDSKLKELLELN from the coding sequence ATGAAAACCTCTATTTTATACATTGTTATCTGTATCCTTATTTTCTCTTGCAAAGAAAATACTAAAGTAGAACCTATACCTGTTAAACTTGATGGTTATACCATTTCTGGAAATGCTCCAGGAGTGTATAATGGTTTAAGAGCTTATTTAAAATCTACTAACGAAAAAGGACTTTTAAAAAATCAAGACACTGCCATCATCATGAATGAAAAATTCATGTTTGAAGGAAAAGTTGATAGCATTGAAGCATGGTATTTAGAAGTCGATAGTTATGATAGTTCGTTTCCGTTTATTATAGACAATGCCAATTTAAGCATAGTCGTTAATAAAGATGATATTAGGAAATCTAAAATTGAAGGCAATCCTATTAACAATACCATAGCCGATTTTAATGCACAATTAATAAAGCTTAATGATTCGATTGAAAAAACGAGAGCGCGATATAGAGAGATGATTAACAACAAAGAAAATGTTACTGGTATGTCACAAAAAGTTGCAAATTTAAAAGATGCCATTGCGTTATATCCTCATCAGTTTATCAAAAACAACAAAGACAATCCATATAGTATGGTATTAATTCATACTATGATAAGAAGAAACACATCTAAAAAAGGCATGCTTCTCGAATCTTACGATGCCCTAAATGAAGCTCTTAAAAATTCAAACTTAGGTAAGCGAGTTGCTAAAAGCATACCAGATATTAGAAAACAATATGACATCATTGCTGCAACTCATATAGGGCGTAAAGCTCCTAATTTTTCAGCTCCTAATCCAAATGGAAAGATCATTGAATTAAATGCTATTAAAGGAAAGGCGACTTTAATCCATTTTTGGTCATCTTGGTATGGCGCTTCTAGAAGGGAAAACAAAAGATTAGTTCAGTTGTATGATAAGTACAATGATAAAGGGTTAGAGATGATCGGTGTTTCTTTAGATGGAAATGCAGATCAAAAACATCCTAAATCTGATTGGAAAAAAGCGATTAAAGACGACCAACTTATTTGGAATCAAATCTCAAACCTTAATTACTTTAATGATACCATTTCTAAAGCTTATAGTATAAGGTCATTACCTGCATCATTTCTATTAAATAGTGAAGGTGTAATAATTGGTAAGAATCTTAACGGAAATTCATTAGACTCAAAACTAAAAGAGCTCTTAGAACTCAATTAA
- a CDS encoding rhomboid family intramembrane serine protease codes for MGGLSLVTIVIIAANVLISFKGFNDYSFFERYKFNIGGIRRGEQIRVFSSGFLHADQQHLLFNMLTLYFFADRVIYELGEFNFLIVYVCSLIMGSLLSFYFHKNEYHYSAVGASGAVMGILYSAILIDPMMQINFFIPGFVFGIGYLLYSIYGMRKRNDNIGHDAHFGGAIGGFVVTLILMPSLFETDLLMIGLLAIPIIVLFVMHKMGKL; via the coding sequence ATGGGTGGCTTAAGTTTAGTAACCATTGTAATAATTGCGGCTAATGTCTTGATCTCATTTAAGGGATTTAATGATTATAGTTTTTTTGAGCGTTATAAATTTAACATAGGTGGCATAAGACGAGGTGAACAGATAAGAGTGTTTAGTTCTGGGTTTTTGCATGCAGATCAGCAGCATTTATTATTTAATATGTTAACACTTTACTTTTTTGCAGACCGTGTTATTTATGAATTAGGAGAATTTAATTTCTTAATTGTTTATGTGTGTAGTTTGATTATGGGAAGTTTGTTGTCTTTCTACTTTCACAAGAATGAATATCATTATAGTGCAGTAGGAGCAAGTGGAGCAGTCATGGGAATTCTTTATTCTGCGATATTAATAGATCCTATGATGCAAATTAACTTTTTTATTCCTGGTTTTGTTTTTGGAATTGGGTACTTATTGTATTCCATTTACGGAATGAGAAAACGAAACGATAATATTGGTCATGATGCTCATTTTGGAGGCGCAATTGGAGGCTTTGTTGTTACTTTAATTTTGATGCCTTCACTATTTGAAACAGATTTGTTAATGATTGGATTACTAGCCATTCCAATAATCGTTTTATTCGTAATGCATAAAATGGGAAAACTTTAA
- a CDS encoding lysophospholipid acyltransferase family protein: MQFLVYILIYPFLWFVSILPFRLLYVFSDGLYFILYYIVGYRKKVVKENLNLVFPEKSEKEIKTITKKFFHHLCDMVVESIKSISISEEEMKKRFVFTNIEEVHKIEDANKSMVMMCAHYGSWEWIFVLQTYVKSMGYGIYKRIANKHFDKLVKSIRAKYNSYLITTKEAIPRLIEAKNNGERTINGFISDQSPKLHKAFHWNEFMNIKVPIHTGAEMLAKKLDMAVIFFSVKKIKRGYYETTFKTITMEPNEYKDYEITDIFLKLVEKQIYEAPEYYLWTHKRWKHRNDVPPEFQ, from the coding sequence ATGCAATTTCTAGTTTACATTTTAATATATCCATTTTTATGGTTCGTTTCAATACTTCCATTCAGGCTTTTATATGTCTTTTCTGATGGACTCTACTTTATTCTATATTACATTGTTGGTTATCGAAAAAAAGTAGTAAAAGAAAACCTAAACCTTGTATTTCCTGAGAAGTCTGAAAAGGAAATCAAAACCATTACCAAAAAATTCTTTCATCATTTATGTGATATGGTTGTTGAGTCGATTAAATCGATAAGCATTTCTGAAGAAGAAATGAAAAAACGTTTCGTATTCACTAATATTGAAGAAGTACACAAAATTGAAGATGCGAATAAAAGCATGGTAATGATGTGTGCACATTATGGAAGTTGGGAATGGATTTTTGTGTTACAAACCTATGTAAAATCTATGGGCTACGGAATTTACAAACGGATTGCAAACAAGCATTTTGACAAACTTGTTAAAAGCATAAGAGCTAAATACAATAGCTATCTTATTACAACTAAAGAAGCGATACCTAGACTTATTGAAGCCAAAAATAATGGTGAACGTACTATTAATGGGTTTATCTCAGACCAATCGCCTAAGCTTCATAAAGCATTTCATTGGAATGAATTCATGAACATTAAAGTTCCTATACATACAGGTGCCGAAATGTTAGCCAAAAAATTAGATATGGCTGTTATCTTTTTTAGTGTTAAAAAAATTAAAAGAGGGTACTACGAAACAACGTTTAAAACGATCACTATGGAACCTAACGAATATAAAGATTATGAGATTACAGACATCTTTTTAAAGTTGGTTGAAAAACAAATTTATGAGGCTCCTGAATATTATTTGTGGACGCATAAGCGCTGGAAACACAGAAATGACGTTCCGCCAGAATTTCAATAA
- a CDS encoding aminotransferase class V-fold PLP-dependent enzyme, with product MNDSNVITTKKSKLEQHFQTFRQHIIGIDQEFESPFGTKKIIYTDWTASGRLYRPIEEKICNEFGPFVANTHTETTVSGTAMTKAYHEAKHIIKKHVNCNEDDVLIVSGNGMTGVVNKFQRILGLKIPENLRKFTNIPDEIRPVVFISHMEHHSNQTSWLETIAKVEVIPPDDEGLFCLKNLETLLEQYKDCTLKIASIVGGSNVTGIQTPHHDVAELMHKHGGVCFVDFACSAPYVDIDMHPKNEDQALDAIFFSPHKFLGGPGTSGVLVFNKKLYHNMIPDCPGGGTVSWTNPWGEHKYIDNIEDREDGGTPGFLQTIKTALAIKLKEDMGIENILDREHELNKIIFSELSNIENINILAGQHQDRLGVISFYIDNLHFNLGVKLLNDRFGIQTRGGCSCAGTYGHFLLHVDQKTSQELTSEISIGDLVRKPGWIRMSIHPTTTNEEMNFVCHSIKSLAKNHKEWAKDYEYIGTNNEFVHHKVKNDVSQDTIVKSWFKL from the coding sequence ATGAATGATTCAAATGTAATAACTACTAAAAAGTCAAAGCTAGAACAACATTTTCAAACGTTTAGACAACATATTATTGGTATAGATCAAGAGTTTGAATCGCCTTTCGGAACAAAAAAAATTATTTACACAGATTGGACAGCTTCTGGTCGTTTATACAGACCTATTGAAGAAAAGATTTGTAATGAATTCGGACCATTTGTCGCCAATACACATACTGAAACGACAGTATCTGGAACTGCAATGACTAAAGCCTATCATGAAGCGAAACATATCATAAAAAAGCATGTCAATTGTAATGAAGATGATGTCTTAATCGTTTCAGGAAATGGTATGACAGGCGTTGTGAATAAGTTTCAGCGTATTCTCGGACTTAAAATTCCTGAGAACCTAAGAAAATTCACCAATATTCCTGATGAAATTCGTCCAGTGGTTTTTATTTCGCATATGGAACATCATTCTAATCAAACGTCTTGGTTAGAAACGATAGCTAAAGTAGAAGTGATTCCACCTGATGACGAAGGACTCTTTTGTTTAAAAAACCTTGAAACTCTTCTTGAACAATATAAAGATTGTACATTAAAAATTGCATCCATTGTTGGAGGATCTAATGTTACAGGAATTCAAACGCCTCATCATGATGTTGCTGAGTTAATGCACAAACATGGTGGAGTTTGTTTTGTAGATTTTGCATGTTCTGCACCTTATGTCGATATAGATATGCATCCTAAAAATGAAGATCAGGCTCTAGATGCCATTTTCTTTTCACCTCATAAATTTCTCGGAGGACCAGGAACTTCAGGTGTTTTGGTTTTTAATAAGAAATTGTATCATAATATGATTCCTGATTGTCCAGGAGGTGGAACCGTAAGTTGGACTAATCCTTGGGGAGAACACAAATACATTGATAATATTGAAGATCGTGAAGATGGAGGAACTCCAGGATTTCTTCAAACTATAAAAACGGCTTTAGCGATAAAACTCAAAGAGGATATGGGAATTGAAAATATCCTTGATCGTGAACATGAGCTTAATAAAATTATTTTCAGCGAACTTTCTAATATTGAAAATATAAATATTTTGGCTGGTCAGCATCAAGACCGATTAGGTGTAATTTCGTTTTATATTGATAACTTACATTTTAATTTAGGAGTGAAATTATTAAATGATCGCTTCGGAATTCAAACACGTGGAGGTTGTAGTTGTGCAGGAACTTATGGGCATTTCCTATTGCATGTAGATCAAAAAACAAGTCAAGAACTTACAAGTGAAATTTCTATAGGAGATTTAGTGAGAAAACCAGGTTGGATTCGCATGTCTATTCATCCAACAACTACAAATGAAGAAATGAATTTTGTTTGTCATAGTATTAAGTCCTTAGCTAAAAACCATAAAGAATGGGCTAAAGATTATGAATATATAGGAACAAATAATGAATTTGTACATCACAAGGTTAAGAATGATGTGTCTCAAGATACTATTGTAAAATCTTGGTTTAAGCTTTAG
- a CDS encoding T9SS type A sorting domain-containing protein, with translation MRSIVLILLCSSLCFSQNTFVPDDNFEQALIDLGLDSGPLDDFVPTAMINTVTYLNISEKNISELTGIEDFAALDHLDVYINDLQTLDVSNNQQLRLLRCYQNDLTNLTLGSNTALEQVWTYDNYLTTIDVSGLPNLDRLSILNNDLVSLDVTNNLQLRLLWCYDNEIPVLDVSNNTQLELLWCSGNTIESLDLSNSVNLNTILCHQNNITTLDLSNNSLLTYLSCYTNELTYLNVKNGNNTNVTNFQANGNPDLDCIEVDDANYSEVNWIYVDSNANFNGDCNNLSLDDFLVGQIQIFPNPTSDTITIQNLNGQSFYFELYDVSGKKLMKTKLNTIDVSNLNSGLYFLKMVSNSVILTKKVIKI, from the coding sequence TCTATTGTTTTAATTCTATTGTGTAGTAGCCTTTGCTTTTCCCAAAATACATTTGTTCCTGATGATAATTTTGAACAAGCGTTAATCGATTTAGGACTAGATTCTGGGCCTTTGGATGACTTTGTTCCTACGGCAATGATTAATACAGTAACGTATTTAAATATAAGCGAAAAGAATATTTCAGAATTAACAGGAATTGAAGACTTTGCTGCTCTCGATCATTTAGATGTTTATATTAATGATTTGCAAACATTAGATGTTAGTAATAATCAACAATTGCGTCTTTTACGTTGTTATCAAAATGATTTAACTAACCTTACATTAGGTTCTAATACAGCTTTAGAACAAGTATGGACTTACGATAATTATCTAACAACAATTGATGTAAGTGGTTTGCCAAATCTCGACCGATTGAGTATTTTAAATAATGACTTAGTAAGTTTAGATGTCACTAATAATCTTCAACTAAGACTGTTATGGTGCTATGATAATGAAATACCAGTTCTTGATGTAAGTAATAATACGCAACTTGAATTACTATGGTGCTCAGGAAATACTATAGAAAGTTTAGATTTATCTAACAGTGTAAACTTAAACACAATATTGTGTCATCAGAATAATATAACCACTTTAGATTTATCAAATAATTCATTACTGACATATTTGAGTTGTTATACTAATGAACTTACTTATTTAAATGTGAAAAATGGGAACAATACAAATGTGACTAATTTTCAAGCCAATGGTAATCCTGATCTTGACTGTATTGAAGTTGACGACGCAAATTATAGTGAGGTAAACTGGATTTATGTGGATTCCAATGCTAATTTTAATGGCGACTGTAATAATTTAAGTTTAGATGATTTTTTAGTGGGTCAAATTCAAATTTTTCCAAATCCAACTTCAGATACAATCACAATTCAAAATTTAAACGGTCAATCCTTTTATTTTGAACTTTATGATGTTTCAGGTAAAAAATTGATGAAAACTAAGTTGAATACTATTGATGTTTCAAATTTAAATTCTGGGCTATATTTTTTGAAAATGGTTTCAAATAGTGTTATATTAACAAAGAAAGTCATTAAGATTTAA